The Trueperaceae bacterium genome segment GCGCTGGCGCGCACCGCCGGGCGCATACTCGGCGCGGAGCTCGCGGCCCTCGGCGTGAACGTGAACCTCGCGCCGGTGCTCGACCTCGCCACTCGTCCCGCGAACCCCGTCGTCGGCCTGCGGTCCTTCGGCGACGACCCCGACCTGGTCGCCGCGCTGGGCGCCGCCATGGTCGAGGGCATGCAGGGGGCCGGCGTGCTGGCTTGCGCCAAGCACTTCCCCGGCCACGGCGACACGGACGTCGACTCGCACCACGCCGCGCCGACCGTGGACCGGACCCTGGCCGAGCTCATGGGCCTCGAGGTGCGCCCTTTCAGGTCCGCGTTCGACGCCGGGTTAGCGGCCGTGATGACGGCGCACGTGCGCTACCCGGCGCTCGAGGACGCCCCGGCCACGTTCTCGGCGGCGGTGAACCGCGGCCTGCTGCGAGAACGGCTCGGCTTCGACGGGCTGATCCTCACCGACGCCCTCGACATGCACGCCCTGAACGGCGTCCCCGGCCCGCGACGCGCGCGCCTGGCGCTCCAGGCCGGCGCCGACCTGGCCGTGCTGGGCCACCTGCCGGGCCAGGAGCGGATCGTCGCGGGGCTCGCGGGCCTGGCCTCGCCGGGGTCGCGGCGGCGGGTGGCGGCGGCGCGCGCCCGGCTGGCGGGCAGCGGACCGCAGCCGGTAGATCCCGCCCGCGACTGGGCCGAGCACGCGCTGAGGGCCAAGGAGATCGCCCGGGCCGCGGTCACCGTCGTCTCGGGCGCCGGCGAGCTGCCGCTGGCGCTGAGGCCGGACGACCGCCTCTGCGTCGTCACCGTCGCGGCCGGCGACCTCACGCCGGCCGAGACCGCCGCTGTCGGCGGCGTGACCCTGGCCGACCAGGTGGCGCGGCGTCACCCGCACCTGGCCGCCATCGGCTTCGCTCACGGCGAGCGGCGCGAGGAGGCGATCGGCCACGTGCTGGGCGCCTGCGAGGGCGCGCACACGGTGGTGCTGGCGACCGTTGACGCCGTCTCCGACCCCGCCCAGCGCCGCCTCTTCGACGCCTTGCGGGAGCGCGGCCACCGCCCCGTGGTGCTGGCGCTGCGCAGCCCGCTGGACGGCCTGGCCCTCGAGGGCGCCAGGGCCGCCCTGTGCTGCTACGGACGCCGGGCGGACCAGACGGAGGCGGCCGTCGCCGTGCTGTTCGGCGAGGCCGAGGCCAAGGGCACGCTGCCCATCGGGAGGAGGGCGCAGCCGCCGGCCGTCGGGGTGCACCCGTGAGGGAGGCGGGCTCGCGCGTCCTCGCCCTGCTCGCGCTGACGCTCGCCGGCGCCGCCGCCGCGCAGGGCTCCTGGTGCGTGGCGGTCTGGTACCCGTCCTCCGAGCACCCCGGCGGCGCCGACTCGATCGCGGCGAACCTCGACGTCATCGACGTCGTGCACCCGTTCTGGTTCACGCCCGACGCGAACGGCGCCCTGCTCGACCAGGGCGGCGCGGGCGCCGACGCGCAGGTGCGCGCCTGGCGGGAGGCCGGCCTGCTCGTGGTCCCCAGCGTCTTCAGCGGTCACTGGGGCTTCCTCGACGCCGAACGGCGCCCGGCGCACGTGGACGCGATCGTCGACCTGGTGCTGCGGCGCGGGTTCGACGGCATCGACGTGGACTACGAGGGGTTCCCCCTCACGACCCGCGAGGCGTTCGCGTCGTTCGTCGAGGAGCTGGCGGAGGCCCTGCACGACCACGGCAGGCTGCTGTCGGTGACGGTCCACGCCAAGACCGAGGACGCCCCGCCGTTCGAGGGCGCGGCCGCGCAGGACTGGGATAGGCTGGCTGCCGCCGCCGACGCGCTCAACCTCATGACCTACGACTTCACGAACCGCGACGAGCCGCCCGGACCCGTGGCCGACCGCGCCTGGGTGGGAGACGTCGTGGCGTACGCCACCACCGTGACCGAGGGCGCGAGGCTCCGCGTGGGGCTGCCCTTCTACGGCTACACGTGGACGCGGGCCCGCCCGCCGGCGCGCGCCACCACCTGGGAGGCGACGGACAGGACCGTGCGGCAGTTCGGCCTCGAGCCCGTGCGCGACGAGGCCAGCGGCGAGCTGGTCGTCGACCTCGACGTGCGGGGCCTCCCGCGGCAGGTGACCTACGTGAGCGACGCCGTCACCACCGCCGCCCGCCTGGAGGCGCTGCGCGGCCGCGGGGTGGGCGGCGTGGCGATCTGGGGCCTGGGCGGGGAGGACCCCGCCAACTGGGACGCGCTCAGGGAGGCGCGTCCGGCGCCGTGCGCGGCGCGGCGGGCGGCCGGTCGGTGAGCCGAGCCCTCGACAGGCCCGCCACCCAGGAGGGGCTCAGGCGCCACAACCGCAGGGCCGTGCTGAGGGCCCTCTACCGCGGCGAGGCGCGCTCGCGCAGCGAGCTCGCGCTGGTGACGGGCCTCACCAAGCCGACCGTCTCGACGCTCGTGGCGGAGCTGATCGCCGAGGGGCTGGTGAGCGAGCAGGGCTTGGGCCAGTCTTCGGGCAGCGGCGGCAAGCGGCCCACCCTCCTGCGCTTCGAGACCGGCGCGCGGCAGGTCGTGGGCGTGAGCGTGGGGGAGGGTCGGGCGCTGGGCGTGCTCTCCGACCTCGCCGGCGAGGTGAGCGCCATGCACGTCAGCCACCTGGGCGACGAGCCGTCCGCGGCCGTGCTGGAGGTCGTGGCCGGCCTGAGGGCGCAGCTCGACGCACCCCTCGCCAGCGTGGGCGTCGGTCTGCCGGGGGCGCAGGACGGGGAGAGCCTGCGGGGCCTCGAGGCGCGCGTGGGCGTGCCGGTGCACGTGGCCGGACGCGCGGAGCTGGGCGCCCTGGGCCAGCTCGCCTTCGGTGGCGGCAGCGAGGGGACGCTCGTGAGCCTCGTCGTCGACGACGGCGTCGAGGTGGGCGTGTGCCTGGCCGGCGGAGCCGTCCACTACGGCAGCGACCTGAGCGCGCTGGCGCCGCGGCTCGACTGGCGGGCCGTGGAGGACGACCTGCGCGCGGTGCTGCGGGATGTGTCCGTGACCGGCGCGGGAGGGGCCTCCGGGCCCCCGGGCGACGCCTCGGCCCAGGTCGGGTCGGCGTCGCTCCGGCCCGGTTCGCTGTGCCTGGCCCTCCGCGCGGCCGCCGCGCGCGGCGACCCCGCCGCCGAGAGCGCCCGCGATGGGCTGGCGGAGCGCCTGTCCCAGGTCCTCGCCTGGGTCGTGGCCGCGCTGCGGCCCGACCAGGTGGCGCTGGGTGGCCCCCTCGCCGAGCTGGGGGAGCCGTTCCTCGAGCTCCTCAGGAGCCGCCTCGCCGCGCGCCTGCCCGCATGGCAGCTCGCGGACCTGCACCTGACCCTCGTCTACACGCAGCAGGTCTCGGCCATGGGGGCCGTGGCGCTGGCCGTGCAGCGCGAGCTGGAGCTGCTGTTCGGATGAGGGTCCTCGTCTTCACGAACGACGCCGGGGCCGTGTTCCAGAGCGCCGTGATCCGCGGCGCGACGGCGGTGCTCGACGCGGCCGGCCGGCGGGTGGAGGTCGTGGAGGTGGGTCCGCAGGCGCCGGCGTCGGCGCTGCCGCGCGGCGTGGGCGCGGCCGACGGCGCCCTCGTGCTGGCCTCTGCCCTCTCCGAGCCGGCCCTGCGGGAGCTGTGGCGGTCCGCCGGGGCCGTCACGCTGGTGAGCCACCTGGCGAGCGAGGCCCGCGTGCCGGCCGTGCTGCACGACAACGCTCAGGGCATGCGGCAGCTCGTCGAGCACCTGGTGGCCTGCGGCCGGCGGTCGTTCGTCTACGTGCGCGGCGACGTCACGCAGGTCGACGGACGCCAGCGGGAGGAGGCCTTCCGCGAGGAGGTCCTGAGGCACGGGCTCGAGGTCGGCGAGGACGACCTCCTCGAGGGCGGCTTCGTGCCCGAGGTGGCGCGCGCCTCGGTGGCCCGGCTGGCCCGCGCGCGCGACGACTTCGACGCCGTGGTGGCCGCCGACTACCTCATGGCCATCGCCGCGGTCGAGGAGCTGAGGTCAGCGGGCGTGTCGGTGCCGGGCCGGGTCTCCGTGGTCGGCTTCGGCGACGGGCCCGAGGCGTCCACGGCGGGGCTGACGGTGGTGGCCGCGGACGTCGAGGAGCTCGGGCGGCGCGCGGCCAGGCAGCTCGTCGCGCAGCTCGAGGGCGGGCGCTTGACCGGCTACACGCTGCTGAGCACGCGCCTGGTGGTGCGCGCGACCAGCGCTCCCTGAACGCTCACACTGCGGTATCGCCTGCCCCTCACGCGGCGGGCGCGTCCGGGCAGGACTTCGCCGCGGTGAACGCCGCCGGACCGGCCGCGCACTGCGCGGGCGCGGCGGGCCGCCGCGGCCCCCTCGCGTGCCCGACGCTATAGTTGCCCTACCACACGAG includes the following:
- a CDS encoding glycosyl hydrolase family 18 protein, giving the protein MREAGSRVLALLALTLAGAAAAQGSWCVAVWYPSSEHPGGADSIAANLDVIDVVHPFWFTPDANGALLDQGGAGADAQVRAWREAGLLVVPSVFSGHWGFLDAERRPAHVDAIVDLVLRRGFDGIDVDYEGFPLTTREAFASFVEELAEALHDHGRLLSVTVHAKTEDAPPFEGAAAQDWDRLAAAADALNLMTYDFTNRDEPPGPVADRAWVGDVVAYATTVTEGARLRVGLPFYGYTWTRARPPARATTWEATDRTVRQFGLEPVRDEASGELVVDLDVRGLPRQVTYVSDAVTTAARLEALRGRGVGGVAIWGLGGEDPANWDALREARPAPCAARRAAGR
- a CDS encoding ROK family protein, yielding MSRALDRPATQEGLRRHNRRAVLRALYRGEARSRSELALVTGLTKPTVSTLVAELIAEGLVSEQGLGQSSGSGGKRPTLLRFETGARQVVGVSVGEGRALGVLSDLAGEVSAMHVSHLGDEPSAAVLEVVAGLRAQLDAPLASVGVGLPGAQDGESLRGLEARVGVPVHVAGRAELGALGQLAFGGGSEGTLVSLVVDDGVEVGVCLAGGAVHYGSDLSALAPRLDWRAVEDDLRAVLRDVSVTGAGGASGPPGDASAQVGSASLRPGSLCLALRAAAARGDPAAESARDGLAERLSQVLAWVVAALRPDQVALGGPLAELGEPFLELLRSRLAARLPAWQLADLHLTLVYTQQVSAMGAVALAVQRELELLFG
- a CDS encoding substrate-binding domain-containing protein translates to MRVLVFTNDAGAVFQSAVIRGATAVLDAAGRRVEVVEVGPQAPASALPRGVGAADGALVLASALSEPALRELWRSAGAVTLVSHLASEARVPAVLHDNAQGMRQLVEHLVACGRRSFVYVRGDVTQVDGRQREEAFREEVLRHGLEVGEDDLLEGGFVPEVARASVARLARARDDFDAVVAADYLMAIAAVEELRSAGVSVPGRVSVVGFGDGPEASTAGLTVVAADVEELGRRAARQLVAQLEGGRLTGYTLLSTRLVVRATSAP
- a CDS encoding glycoside hydrolase family 3 N-terminal domain-containing protein; the encoded protein is ALARTAGRILGAELAALGVNVNLAPVLDLATRPANPVVGLRSFGDDPDLVAALGAAMVEGMQGAGVLACAKHFPGHGDTDVDSHHAAPTVDRTLAELMGLEVRPFRSAFDAGLAAVMTAHVRYPALEDAPATFSAAVNRGLLRERLGFDGLILTDALDMHALNGVPGPRRARLALQAGADLAVLGHLPGQERIVAGLAGLASPGSRRRVAAARARLAGSGPQPVDPARDWAEHALRAKEIARAAVTVVSGAGELPLALRPDDRLCVVTVAAGDLTPAETAAVGGVTLADQVARRHPHLAAIGFAHGERREEAIGHVLGACEGAHTVVLATVDAVSDPAQRRLFDALRERGHRPVVLALRSPLDGLALEGARAALCCYGRRADQTEAAVAVLFGEAEAKGTLPIGRRAQPPAVGVHP